A window of the Lactuca sativa cultivar Salinas chromosome 5, Lsat_Salinas_v11, whole genome shotgun sequence genome harbors these coding sequences:
- the LOC111878865 gene encoding 1-aminocyclopropane-1-carboxylate oxidase homolog, translating to MAAFNGGDFDRESELKSFDETKAGVKGLVDSGITKVPQIFIQTPDHDFSQAEGDLDLPIINLMGFNSDPVRRKEIVKEIREASRTWGFFQVINHEIPVTVLREMRDGARRFFDQDQEVKKKWYVTDSTKNIFYNSNVDLSSTLAVRWRDSFHCRMAPDPPNPQQLPPPCRDILIDYSKKVTELGCSLFELISEALGLDSRYLKDIGCADGLATICHYYPPSPQPELTIGARKHADNDFLTVLLQDHIGGLQFLHRNQWVNVPFVPGALVVNIGDLLQLISNDELMSAEHRVVSNGVGPRVSVACFFTTGMVATGKIFEPIKELLSEEKPAKYRATTMKEFVQHSHSKVFDKSSMLHFRI from the exons ATGGCGGCCTTCAACGGAGGTGATTTTGACCGGGAAAGTGAGCTTAAGTCGTTCGACGAAACAAAAGCCGGAGTCAAAGGCCTTGTCGACTCCGGAATCACCAAAGTACCTCAGATTTTCATTCAAACACCTGATCATGATTTCTCACAAGCCGAAGGCGATTTGGATTTACCCATCATAAACCTCATGGGATTCAACTCAGATCCAGTTCGACGAAAGGAGATCGTGAAGGAAATCAGAGAAGCATCAAGGACATGGGGGTTCTTCCAAGTTATCAACCATGAGATTCCGGTGACTGTTCTGAGGGAGATGCGAGATGGAGCGCGTAGATTTTTCGATCAGGATCAGGAGGTGAAGAAAAAATGGTACGTTACTGATAGTACCAAGAACATCTTCTACAATAGCAACGTTGACCTTTCTTCCACATTAGCAGTTCGATGGAGGGACTCGTTTCATTGCAGGATGGCTCCAGATCCCCCAAACCCACAACAACTACCTCCACCTTGCAG AGATATATTGATTGATTACTCGAAAAAAGTGACCGAATTAGGATGTTCGTTATTCGAGTTGATTTCTGAAGCTCTAGGTCTTGATTCAAGATACCTGAAAGACATTGGCTGTGCAGATGGACTCGCCACCATCTGCCATTACTATCCGCCGTCTCCACAGCCGGAACTAACGATTGGGGCTCGAAAGCATGCCGATAACGACTTCCTAACTGTGCTCCTACAAGACCATATCGGTGGCCTCCAGTTCCTTCACCGGAATCAATGGGTTAATGTTCCGTTTGTTCCCGGAGCACTTGTGGTCAACATCGGTGATCTTCTACAG CTGATATCGAACGATGAGTTGATGAGTGCAGAACACAGGGTGGTGTCGAACGGTGTTGGTCCACGGGTGTCGGTGGCGTGTTTCTTTACGACGGGAATGGTTGCCACCGGAAAGATTTTTGAACCGATTAAAGAGCTGCTGTCGGAAGAAAAACCGGCCAAGTATCGGGCAACGACGATGAAGGAGTTCGTCCAACACTCCCATTCCAAGGTCTTCGATAAATCTTCTATGTTGCATTTCAGGATCTAA